In Cygnus atratus isolate AKBS03 ecotype Queensland, Australia chromosome 14, CAtr_DNAZoo_HiC_assembly, whole genome shotgun sequence, the DNA window GCCCACAGAGGCCACCGGCTCTGGCCAAACCTCCTTGTCTGTAAAAACAAGGACGGCAACATTTAACATACCTATCTCATAGGGTGTGTCGAGGCGTAATCTCACATAGATACCAGTGATTGGGACCTTATAAATACCAGAGGGAGATGGGTAGATAATATCTGTGAAGTGCTTGGCCTGGAGGAGACGTGTAGAGGTTTGGTGTCATTATGCCGCAGCGCTGTTTCACACATTTTGAATGAGATCTCTGTGCGAGGTGATGGGTTGATACGCCGATGAGAGAGGTGAGCTGCAGACCGGGACGCACCAGAAGGGCACGACCCTGCACACACACCTTTATCCTGGCCTGGAGAAAGAGCTCCTGGAAGGGCTGGGGACAATAGTTTGTGCCCACTCATTATCTCTGTCCTTTAATTAGTGACAAGGACAGACAGATGTTTGCctggaactgaaataaaagcatgagTTCATGTCTTGGAAGCACCTGAGGTCCTGTCCAGCACGAGCCACATTTGACCCACTGTCCCTGAAGTGGAAGCACCATGTATCccatttttgaaatgtaaatggcAATGATCTGCCGCTTCTAACTTCTCCACCTTTTCTACCCAGGCTGTGAAAGCTACGATGAAGCGAGCCTGCAAGTGCCACGGGGTGTCGGGCAGCTGCAGCATCCAGACGTGCTGGCTCCAGCTCGCCGAGTTCCGAGAGATTGGGAACTACCTCAAGATGAAATACGACCAAGCCCACAAGCTGGAGATGGACAAGAGGAGGATGAGAGCCGGCAACAGCGCCGACAGCCGCGGGGCCACGGCGGAGACCTTCCACCACGTCCACGCCACGGAGCTCGTCTTCCTGGAGGACTCCCCTGACTACTGCACGAGGAATGCCAGCCTGGGCCACCACGGCACCGAGGGCCGCGAGTGCCTGCAGACCGGCAAGAACCTCTCACAGTGGGAGAAGAGGAGCTGCCGGCGGCTCTGCACCGAGTGTGGCCTCAAagtggaggagaggaggacGGAGGTGGTCACCAGCTGCAACTGCAAGTTCCACTGGTGCTGCACGGTGCGGTGCGAGCAGTGCCGGCAGCTGGTGGCCAAGCACTACTGTGCCCGCCGCGACACTGCCGCCACCAACCACATCAAGCGGAGAAACAAGGGCCACAAGAGATAGAGGAAGGCCCGACGCTGCCGTGCCCGGGATCACGAGATGGACCTTTGGGTTTCTTCACCTTTGGTGGCCATCGCCGTAGCCGAGGTTGGGAAGGAGCCTTCCCTAGGGCACAGCAGGGATCTAAAAGGGGTTTGGAGGTCCAAGTGGACAATGAGACTGGGCCTTCTCTGAATTAATGCTGTGAGATCATGAAGCACAAGGCGTGGGCGCTGAGGGACCACAGTCCTTCTGGTTTCATGGTTTCTCCTCAGTATTTACtaacagcttctttcttttcgGGAGTCACTTTGTGTATCTGATGGAGGGAAGACGTTCACCTTTTCGGTGGCTTCAGCTCATCGCACCACTGCCAGCGGTCAGCCCAGGCCATCAGCAGTGAGCGAGGGTGGGATGCGCACTGCAGCCTGAATTGGTCCCACTGGGCAGCTCCGTCACCGCCACGGGCATCACAGCCCAGGGCCCCCATGGCTGCACAGGTCATGCTTGTAAATACTCCTGGTGGAAAATTTATGCACTTTCTGATGTGAGAGGGATTTTTGCAGCATTGCGATTTCTATTAGCACAGCTGCAACTTTTTGAGGGCTTTGATAGGTTTACAGACAGTgtttacagtttttttctttttatctttttttaaacttttgtgaTTTGGTACCAGAACCCCTGCCCTGAATGGACAGTAGCTTCATGTATTTGTGCCAAATGAAATTAAGCAGTTTAAaattcctttactttttttttttttaaactagcagATAAGAATTCAGAATTCTTTATGCCTAATACTGTTTATTAATAAGTTGTATTATTGCTTAGCACAATCTgttttctctatatattttgAAGGCATCCCTAAAGAGTTAGATTTTGGACTGTATTTTGCAATAAACACCATCATGAAAACAATtggctttttcctttcaggctTCCTAGCAGCACGCCTCCAGGTGTAAAACCACCCATTTCTATGCAAAGCCCAGCACTTCCAAGATTTCCCATCATCAGTCCAAAAGTCACTGAAGTCAGCGAGAagccttttccttcccagaCCTCAATGAAACTTGGCCCCAGCCTTCAATCCCCGGAGGGTTTGCTTTAAGACCTATCGCTGCAATATCTAACCTTTTCCAAGTGCTGAGTACGCAGGGTCACACCCGCCAGAGCCCATTTTGAAGCTCCCGAAGCCTCTTTAGTTCGTCTGCGGCCTCAGTCCCCCAGACAACGCGAGGCTGCCCTGCTTTGATGTGGAAAGCATCGGCACTTGCTGCACAATTCTGCCAGGCACGAGAGGAGCCCTTTGAACTCCGGGCAGGAGAGAAAACTTGGGGACAGCTGCGAATGCGTCTgctggctccctgctgctcgGGTGCGGCGACAGGGAGGGcgggagggggctgctgccaTCCCCAGAGGGTCCCCCTTTCACCTGGGGGTCTTGGTGTCACCACAGGGGGAGGCAGCCCTGCCGGCACGTTGGACCCACACTACCAGGGCTTTGATGACAATGTGTGCCAACATCTCAATGTGTGCCGACATCCCATCGGCTTCCAGTGCAAACACAGCCGCCAACACGCGCGTGAGCCACGGCAGGAAGCTCAAGGTGTAAAACGCAGACGTCGGGAAGCAGAACTCTTgcacatgcatttcttttttccagcagaCGATTTATTTAAAGGGGGAAGGGCTACACCAGCCTGCCACCAAGCTAGGGGCCTTCTTTGCTGCCCTCAGAGTAGCTGCTTCCAAAACTTCCATAACTAACAGGCCGCACTAccacagctaaaaataaataaataaaattttgtcaCTGTTGCCACAGCAGCATTTGTttgcaacccccccccccaacatttAGGCTGAACTAGAAGTGATAAAAACCAGCAAACAAAGCCCCTTCCCTTCACCGTGCCCACGGGCCGGCCTACGCACAGAGCGGTGTGGGCTCCATTTTGGAGAACCAGGCCCAGGCCCCatggggctgcccaggggccCCAGGCTGAGGCTGCAGTGGACACAGCACAGCGCTGCCACGGGTGCCCAGAGGCAGGAAGATGTTATTTCACCAGGGTAACGGGTGAAATATAGAAACTGTGTTACTGCATGGCAGGATCAGGGTTAATAAATTGCCCAGGTCAAGCCTGGCGGACGAGGGCTCCCCATGAGCTGCTCTTCCCACTTCCCCCAGCCTGGGGCCAGCATCTTGCTGAGCCAGCACTCGGCTCTGCTGTGTTGCATTTAGATGTTGGAGATGAAGTCTCCTTCCCTGAATTTGTCTAATTGCCTTTTTAACCCATTTATATTTCTGGCATCCAGACTATCCAAGGCAATGAGCATATCTCATGCAAAAGCCAAAGACCACACACAAATTGAGGAGGACTTGGGGGAAAGTTAAGTACCATCTCATGATATCAATTTCCCCTCTTTCTATAGCTTGCTGAATTAATACTGAGCctgaacaaacacaaaagacaGTGCTATGCCTTAGAGCTGCACCTTGACAGAGATATCACAGTCCTTGAGAAGCTGAagctctctcttcctccccttgtTGCTTAGATACAATAGTCATCAATTCTCACTACATTCACTACAAAACAATAGAAATTCAGGATCATCCTAATCCATCACGTGCTGTCAGGGAGCCACTGTACCCCTGAGCACCATTACTCATTTTCGGGAGCCACACACTCACCACATGCACAGGGGCACAGGGTAAGAAACCCCAGGCTGCTAGCAGGGCATGATCCAGGCTGATTTCAtcacctcagcagcagctttacTGGAACAGCAAAACTCTCCGtatcagttttcaaaataaataatgacaCACAGGAAAGCAAAGTCCCATCATCTGCTGGCTTGCAAAGACTTGCTCTCTAACCACAAGCAAAGAGCATTTGAAGGGACCGATGATGTCTTTAAACCTGAATGTATTTACTCTTGATTACCTGAAGTCAGCTCAAATCTGGGACACTAATCCCAACCACCTGTAAATCACttcatgcatgaaaaaaaaggatgacCTGGCTTTATAAACCCTTGATGAGGAATCTGACTGCCATCCCACAGTCGTAATAATGAtcctaaataaaatgaacaagtaACAATCTTAATCTGAACCAGGTGCAGCAGGTGCCGCATGAACTCAAAACAAAATCCTGATGCCTATCCCCAAAGGGCTGTcacctctgcctctcccctttGAGGGCAAAGGCTCCTTGGATTGTGGCATTGGGTATCGTGGGGTGTCACCCAACGGGGACACTTTGGCCACAGTTGTGGCCTAAACTGCTTGGacagtgctggagcagccccggcAAGGGTAACCTGCTTGCTAAGGGACACCCAGGACAGAAGCTGCCTTGGCCTGAAGTCACTGCTCTTGCTGTGTGGGTTCACCATGTGAAAATCAAGTTTATTTAAGTCACGAAATGCTTCACTGCTGACTGCAGGGGAACGGGACAGCATCTGCTTGATATATTGACAAGCATGGGAGGAAAATGGAGCCGAGAAGGCCACGCACTGACAAACCACTTGTGTAGGTGGTCTTTGCGAAGTGCTTGGGAGGTGGCTGTGCTTTGGCCAAGCTCTTCTCAATCCCTGCGGGCTCCCAATCCAGCTGCATGATGCTCTCCTCCCTCTGAGCCCCACCACAGCCCCGATTGTGCAGCCCAGCCACTGCTCGCAGCAGCCCTCCTCTGTCCAGGCCTGCTTTGCCTCAGCTGttacactctttgctgggtgGATTACCTTTAAATCATGCTGCCAGTGCCCTTTCATGGATTATAATTCTGTATGAGATGTTTGTGCTGTATCCTCCCCCCATATTAAAGTGTCAGGAGTACATCCCCAGGCCATCCATCTTTAACACTTCCGCATGGGCTTGGCAATTCTCTGACATGAATATTATGGCTCTCAATGCCGCGTCTCCATCACTCAAGCTGACAAGTGTTAGATTCTCCTCTCTTCAACAGGGTAAGTGACCTTTTCATATGCAGCGTAGATTCCCGGTCAcgctgcagctggtgcagcaAAACCAGTGAGTGCCAGCAATTCCCTAAAGTCTTGAAAAACAAGTCACAGGTCCTTTTCAACTTGCAAAACCAACTCTTAGCATGACAAAGTTAAAGGGCCTTAATCAGCCCCTGGTTAGCCCCTGCTAATGCCATTCCCATAGAGGAGGATGAAAAAGCATCTGTGCAATGCCTTCTGCAGGATTTATTAACAGGGGTTTTCAAGGAAAGATAGGGAATTTGGGTGTCTGGCTTGTTGGAGTGTATGGAGGTTTTTGTGAGCAGTTAGTGACTTTAAGACCAATTCCGACCTTAAGCAACACTTTTTAAATTGAGGTGCTTAAAGTTAGATCCCTAAACCTCCCCAGCTTGATTTTCAAAGCTGCTAAGCACCTGTGCTTCCCACCCTGGACACGGGAGCTTCACTTCAGCAGTGCCTgggagaagcagagggagaagCCCACCCTCCACAGCCTCTCCGGCCCATCCTTCATAGCTGTGCTGCAGCGAGGACAGACCAGTCCACATCGTGAGGCAGAAAACGAACCCACTGAAACAGAACTGCCTGGCAATTCAAGTTAAAAATCACGTTACCCTGGGTCTTTGGCTAAATTGGTGCCTAATActtttccctctgcagagcaaagGTAGTTTCACAACAACTTTGCCACCTTCCCACTACGAAGCCCTGTGCAGTGGCTCATAGCCAGCACAGCCCAACAGAAACTTGTTAACACCTTTTCAGCTCAGTCTTATTAAAGTCAAGGCAATTAACAGCCTTgctatttacaaaacaaatccTCTCTGCAACACCTGAGAAAAAGCATTACAAGTGTTTCCCAAACATTTCTCAGCTGGGGAGAACACCTACAATAACTGTCTACAGGGAGGTGTTTCATCTGCTCTCCCTGAGCAGAGGACAGCTCCAGGTTCACCACGAGTTTGTGTTGCACCCTCATTTAGGAGGCCTGGCCGGCACGGAAGGTCTCCCTGGAAGGTTTATAATCCAGGGGGAAAGACACCTACAGAAAGCCAGGGTGGGATTTTGTTGCCCACCTGCTGGTCCTTCCTCACATCTGCTACAGGCAGAGGCGATGGTGTACAAGATCTGCTGGTGGATGAGCAGGTTGCTCCCCTCCAAAAGCATCTCCAcaggtggctggggagcagtgGGTGACACGCTGCAGGTTTCCATCTCTGCCGAGTGATTTGCAAGCTTGTGTTCTgccctctccccccagccccctgccttTTCCAGTTCCCTGCTTTCTCCTAGGATACATCCCATGCCCCCAGTTGGTGAAACAGTGCCCTGGCTTACAGTGCAGTAAATTCCCCCTCTTCAAACAATCCCCAAGGAGATGAGCCATTTAACAGAAGATTGATGGAATAGATACAATCAAATAAATGTAACCTGCAATGTACTTTCAGAATTaattccttcctccttttctctcccatcCCACTCCCCAAACACACAAAGCTTTCCTTGTAGCCCATAACTTATGAGCACAAAAGGTGATGGAGcctaaaatattatttgggTGCAGAGGTGACTGCTAGAACAAGAGCACTCCCAGTCAAAAAGGACTCAGTGCAAACACTTCAGGGGCTTAGaaaagatcctgtctgaagCCTGTATTCTGTCCTGGCCGCAAGTCAGCTCTTCTAGGGGCTCTGAAATGTGGAGAGCAAAGAGGGAGTTGCTGGTAACTCCAagtgcagcagggagcacagactgatggctgcagctgggaaacGTTCACCAAATGCAGGCAGGAAGTAAGAAGAGCACCAGTTGTGTGGGACATGGCCAGAAAATGAACGTCAAGAAATCTAAATCTGATGTAGAAGGAGAATGTAGAGTTTTACAGGAGGAAGACATCATGGGAAATCTTGGGtagtatttcagcttttcttgtctttctctttctagtCTTTCATCACTGTCCTATGCAACATTAATCGAAGCCACTTGTAGGCACGTCCAGGAGAGAATAGCTCGTCAGGGGACATACACAGAGCCTGGACAGTATACGGCCCTTAATTTCCTCCTCTGATGCTTTCAATAGTTCATGGGATGCCATAAAAGATGATAATGATGAGGCCAGAGGAAAGACTGTAAAACAATGGGGCACGAGCAGTTACCTCACTTGGGCTCAAACTCAGGCCATGCAGGGACTGAGTTTGCTGGTTgcaagccctgctgctggggacagcggcTGCGCACCACGTCCCACCACAGGGCTGGTACCAGTGCTCAAACCTGCGCTGTGAGGAGTTACATGGCCTGAAACGTCGGGTTATGAAACCCATGGGACTCTTGTCATTGATTTAGATCTCACCTGATGGTTCACTTGGACACAGACAAGGGTGAGGACAGCAGTTCTCATGTTTCTTCCCAATTCCACAGACTTTTCTAACTTACAACACTATGGCTCCTGGCCCGGCTCTTCTGGGTGCTTGTCCCTCATGAATACAGCTGACAGCTTTAAACACAATAgcatatttttctctcccttttgccCAGTGTCTTGGAGCCAAGCCTCCTCTGACCCAGCTCTCCATCCCCACTCCTGCCACGCAGACACTTCTGCTGGCCAGCTGCCACCAGCTATTACAGGGACAAGGCACCTCCTCCCTATCACTAAGTGGATTTTGAAGGCAATAAGAAAGAGAATAATTAAATTAACTCAGTCCCAAATACCTCCCGAGGTGCTGAGcattcccagcactgcagcagcacggCAAGCAGGTAATACCGGTCGGAGGCAGGCTGCAAACGTGGCTCCAGGGCACATCTGGGCTGG includes these proteins:
- the WNT8A gene encoding protein Wnt-8a yields the protein MSSTTFLILSIVGICGVVFNAAAWSVNNFLMTGPKAYLTYSSSVAAGAQSGMEECKFQFGWERWNCPESALQLSTHNRLRSATRETSFVHAISSAGVMYTLTRNCSMGDFESCGCDDSRNGRVGGRGWVWGGCSDNVEFGERISKLFVDALETGHDTRALINLHNNEVGRLAVKATMKRACKCHGVSGSCSIQTCWLQLAEFREIGNYLKMKYDQAHKLEMDKRRMRAGNSADSRGATAETFHHVHATELVFLEDSPDYCTRNASLGHHGTEGRECLQTGKNLSQWEKRSCRRLCTECGLKVEERRTEVVTSCNCKFHWCCTVRCEQCRQLVAKHYCARRDTAATNHIKRRNKGHKR